From a single Pyxicephalus adspersus chromosome 11, UCB_Pads_2.0, whole genome shotgun sequence genomic region:
- the LOC140340577 gene encoding probable serine/threonine-protein kinase DDB_G0277449, whose protein sequence is MKKASKNPFITKLHGSFQTENHLFIVMEYVSGGNLYELMSKEAPLPDDKLRTIIAELLCGLQHPQRIHEDSNDKTLGMSGFPVLRV, encoded by the exons ATGAAGAAAGCCAGTAAGAACCCTTTCATCACTAAACTCCATGGCTCCTTCCAAACAGAG AATCATCTTTTTATTGTTATGGAATATGTAAGCGGCGGAAATTTATATGAGCTCATGAGTAAAGAAGCTCCATTACCTGACGACAAATTAAG AACaatcatagctgagctcctttgTGGATTGCAACATCCACAAAGGATCCACGAAGACAGCAATGACAAAACACTAGGGATGAGTGGATTTCCTGTACTCCGGGTTTAG